In Alkalihalobacillus sp. TS-13, the following are encoded in one genomic region:
- a CDS encoding MarR family winged helix-turn-helix transcriptional regulator has translation MKDSSLELFVVLSRAYQSIMEVARKDIQRYGLNLTEFGVLELLYHKGPHPLQKIGGKILLASGSITYVVDKLEEKGYLERKACEKDRRITYAYLTEKGKTLMEDIFPSHEEVLKQALNGITEAEKTEAIRLLKELGKYAAGRN, from the coding sequence ATGAAAGACTCATCATTGGAATTATTCGTTGTACTTTCCCGCGCATATCAATCGATTATGGAGGTGGCTCGAAAAGATATACAAAGGTATGGTCTGAATTTGACTGAATTCGGTGTACTTGAACTTCTTTACCATAAAGGACCACATCCTTTACAAAAAATCGGCGGAAAAATTTTATTGGCAAGTGGAAGTATAACGTATGTCGTCGATAAATTAGAAGAAAAAGGATACTTAGAAAGAAAAGCGTGTGAAAAGGATCGACGAATCACGTATGCCTATTTGACGGAAAAAGGAAAGACGTTGATGGAAGACATTTTCCCTTCACATGAAGAAGTGTTGAAGCAAGCTTTAAACGGTATTACGGAGGCCGAAAAAACAGAGGCAATTCGGTTGTTGAAAGAGCTTGGGAAGTACGCTGCGGGAAGGAATTGA
- a CDS encoding lipoate--protein ligase family protein: MIKRILSQPEWRIIDQTTLGDSFHALQSFAMDDTLCSSIGSEGSPPTVRAWVHPKTVVLGIQDSRLPNLSDGVNYLKEQGYEVIVRNSGGLAVVLDDGVLNLSLVLSEKEQKIDIDLGYDAMVYLTEQLLKPYGLTFEQKEISTSYCPGKYDLSIDGKKFAGISQRRLRGGIAVQIYLCVNGSGSERAELIREFYKRAKGEHETKFMYPLVDPDVMASLTELLGKPITVSDLMKDLLLYLKEQDSELLSAQLSISEINQYDYYLKRVVERNKKALER; encoded by the coding sequence ATGATTAAACGTATATTATCCCAGCCTGAATGGCGTATCATAGACCAGACAACACTCGGGGATTCATTCCATGCCCTTCAATCTTTTGCAATGGACGACACCTTGTGCAGTTCCATCGGTTCTGAAGGTTCTCCACCAACAGTCCGTGCCTGGGTCCATCCAAAAACAGTCGTATTAGGGATTCAGGACAGCCGGCTTCCGAACCTTTCAGATGGCGTTAATTACCTAAAAGAACAAGGTTATGAAGTCATCGTCCGAAATTCAGGTGGACTAGCCGTCGTACTTGATGATGGGGTGTTGAATCTATCGCTTGTGCTTTCTGAAAAAGAGCAGAAAATCGATATCGACCTCGGATATGATGCTATGGTCTACCTTACTGAGCAACTGTTGAAGCCATATGGATTAACATTTGAACAAAAAGAAATCAGCACATCCTACTGTCCTGGAAAATATGATTTGAGCATTGATGGAAAGAAGTTTGCGGGCATCTCCCAGAGGCGCCTGCGCGGTGGGATTGCGGTGCAAATCTACCTATGTGTGAACGGTTCTGGATCCGAGCGTGCTGAGTTGATCCGGGAATTTTATAAACGTGCAAAAGGTGAACACGAAACCAAATTCATGTATCCTTTGGTTGATCCAGACGTAATGGCCTCCTTAACAGAACTTTTGGGAAAGCCAATCACTGTCAGTGACCTAATGAAGGACTTATTACTTTATTTAAAAGAACAAGATTCAGAGCTACTTTCAGCACAATTATCCATATCCGAAATCAATCAATATGATTATTATCTGAAACGTGTCGTCGAACGAAACAAAAAAGCACTGGAACGGTGA
- a CDS encoding helix-turn-helix domain-containing protein yields MKDMDLYGSVQKAKKKNDRSSIQHILERLEPKIKQTVISMERRYQEDVEQEVKLRVMEAVRGYDTDHLPTLKELLEKTKEGQAVLEKLKNDKC; encoded by the coding sequence ATGAAAGACATGGATTTATACGGAAGCGTGCAAAAAGCAAAGAAAAAGAATGATAGATCTTCAATTCAGCATATACTCGAGCGCCTGGAACCGAAAATCAAACAGACAGTCATTTCGATGGAAAGACGTTATCAGGAAGATGTCGAACAGGAGGTCAAGTTAAGGGTGATGGAAGCGGTCCGAGGTTATGATACAGATCATCTACCGACTTTGAAGGAATTGTTGGAAAAGACCAAGGAGGGACAAGCTGTTCTTGAGAAGTTGAAAAATGACAAATGTTAG
- a CDS encoding sugar MFS transporter encodes MSKIKSLSALVIMFFTMLLLGGLSSTKGIVLDEVERDIGLDLSQFGLVVFIFQLGFVLASVIIGYFTDKRGVKVMMVIGCIIMGAGLLGTGLAQTIAFFLGFYLIVGFGLGAMTVASNAIVPAVYPEKQGTMFNIAMGIYGFGMFIFPIVLKMMFSNEISWRYFYIGIAILLIALIFYVLSVKLPEGEVDKVNLSAFKEMLGQYHFILVMIFLIFYVSAEVSFLNFFPTYLKDLTLGGASEAAKNSMVATIISVFSLCFTVGRLAGGWLINMLGERMLLLSFSALSLVFVTISKVFVDDWVYLFGIAGLFFSVLFPTATAIGTKLSRTGGSALGLVYVAAGIGGAFAGWIVGVVSEAYGSDAGFNLPIVFLAILLVLSFFIRTPGTTESAEGKRKA; translated from the coding sequence ATGTCTAAAATAAAAAGTCTATCAGCCCTTGTCATCATGTTTTTTACCATGTTGTTATTGGGTGGATTATCAAGTACGAAAGGTATTGTCCTCGATGAAGTTGAGAGAGATATCGGGCTTGATTTAAGTCAATTTGGACTGGTGGTTTTCATCTTCCAATTGGGCTTTGTATTGGCTAGTGTGATCATCGGTTATTTTACAGATAAACGCGGTGTGAAAGTTATGATGGTGATCGGATGTATCATCATGGGAGCAGGGCTTCTCGGTACTGGACTTGCACAGACAATCGCCTTCTTCCTGGGGTTTTACCTTATTGTAGGGTTTGGACTCGGAGCGATGACAGTTGCCTCCAATGCAATTGTTCCCGCCGTCTATCCTGAAAAACAGGGGACGATGTTCAATATCGCGATGGGAATTTACGGTTTCGGGATGTTTATATTTCCGATTGTGTTGAAGATGATGTTTTCAAACGAAATTTCCTGGCGTTATTTTTATATTGGGATCGCCATATTGTTGATCGCCTTGATTTTTTACGTATTAAGCGTGAAATTGCCTGAAGGGGAAGTGGATAAGGTCAATCTATCGGCTTTCAAGGAAATGCTTGGCCAATACCATTTCATCCTCGTCATGATCTTTTTGATTTTCTATGTGTCAGCGGAAGTTTCTTTTTTGAACTTTTTCCCGACATATTTAAAAGACTTGACTCTAGGCGGTGCATCTGAAGCAGCAAAGAACAGCATGGTAGCGACTATCATCTCCGTATTCTCACTCTGCTTCACAGTTGGACGTCTTGCAGGCGGTTGGTTGATCAATATGCTTGGTGAAAGAATGCTATTGTTATCTTTTTCAGCTCTTAGTCTAGTTTTTGTCACGATCAGTAAAGTGTTTGTGGATGACTGGGTATACTTGTTTGGTATTGCTGGATTGTTTTTCTCCGTTCTTTTTCCAACTGCGACCGCTATTGGAACGAAATTAAGCAGAACAGGCGGATCGGCTCTCGGCCTGGTCTATGTAGCAGCAGGAATTGGCGGGGCGTTCGCTGGTTGGATTGTGGGTGTCGTGTCTGAGGCGTATGGTTCGGATGCCGGGTTCAACCTGCCGATCGTTTTCTTAGCGATTCTATTGGTGTTATCGTTTTTCATCCGTACACCAGGCACAACGGAATCAGCAGAAGGCAAAAGGAAAGCTTGA
- a CDS encoding DUF5327 family protein, whose product MSIQSSLVVQKMIDRLESIKGEVDENSSSSQVRSELSAIKAYCDLLLESADQKPSAPRTVKVGKPSPQPIQDVSSKRLKEDEEVNGDSIFDF is encoded by the coding sequence TTGAGTATACAATCTAGTCTAGTTGTCCAGAAAATGATTGACCGCCTTGAATCTATTAAAGGAGAGGTTGATGAGAATTCATCTTCAAGTCAGGTTCGGAGTGAACTGAGTGCTATCAAAGCATATTGTGACTTGTTGTTGGAGTCTGCGGACCAAAAACCGTCAGCGCCTAGAACGGTGAAAGTTGGTAAACCGAGTCCACAGCCTATCCAAGACGTGTCCTCTAAGCGTTTGAAAGAAGATGAAGAAGTGAACGGGGATTCAATATTCGATTTTTAA
- a CDS encoding DUF1499 domain-containing protein produces the protein MTDKKSLEACPSSPNCVSSQSASEKHNISPISYNSSSDHAYETILKVLNNMSGTKVVEEAKDYIRAECKSKWLKVVSDLEFLLDESNKIVDVRAASRVGYTDLGTNRKRVEYIRQKFIQKV, from the coding sequence ATGACCGATAAAAAAAGTTTGGAAGCTTGTCCATCCTCTCCAAATTGTGTGTCATCCCAAAGTGCTAGTGAAAAACATAATATCTCGCCTATCTCATACAACAGTTCTTCTGATCATGCCTATGAAACAATATTGAAAGTACTTAACAACATGAGCGGGACCAAGGTGGTAGAAGAAGCGAAGGATTATATTCGAGCTGAGTGCAAGTCGAAGTGGCTGAAGGTCGTATCCGATTTGGAATTTTTACTTGATGAGAGCAACAAGATCGTCGATGTCCGGGCAGCGTCCCGAGTCGGATATACAGATTTAGGTACCAATCGAAAAAGAGTCGAATATATTAGACAGAAATTCATCCAAAAGGTTTAA
- a CDS encoding cell wall hydrolase: MAVVRANQKDIETLARLMRAEGESEGKLGMLMVGNVGVNRVRVRCLDFKDINTIQRMVFQSPGGFEATQKGYFYQGARQSEIKLAKKVIAGQRFNPAEFSLWFFKPPGACPAQWYNQANAGRFKSHCFYQPSEADCSEVYSTF, encoded by the coding sequence ATGGCAGTAGTGAGGGCGAATCAAAAAGATATCGAGACACTTGCAAGATTGATGCGAGCAGAAGGAGAGAGTGAAGGAAAGCTAGGAATGCTCATGGTCGGGAATGTGGGCGTCAATCGGGTAAGGGTCCGTTGTCTTGATTTTAAGGACATCAATACGATTCAAAGGATGGTCTTCCAATCTCCGGGAGGATTCGAAGCGACCCAGAAAGGCTATTTTTATCAAGGGGCGAGGCAAAGTGAAATCAAATTGGCGAAAAAGGTGATTGCAGGACAAAGATTCAACCCAGCTGAATTTTCCTTATGGTTCTTCAAACCACCAGGAGCTTGTCCAGCACAGTGGTACAACCAGGCTAATGCAGGTCGTTTCAAGTCCCATTGTTTCTATCAGCCTAGTGAGGCAGACTGTTCTGAGGTCTATTCAACGTTTTAA
- a CDS encoding YvrJ family protein, with protein sequence MLEGTNVVGWFNLISNIGFPTVVALYLLFQFEKRLVNLESSIQEIGEHLEERNERHGFIRKRAKSKEKE encoded by the coding sequence ATGCTTGAAGGAACGAATGTCGTCGGATGGTTCAACTTGATTTCAAACATCGGTTTTCCGACAGTAGTGGCACTTTATCTCTTGTTTCAATTTGAAAAGAGGCTCGTCAATCTGGAGAGTTCCATTCAAGAAATTGGAGAACACTTGGAAGAGAGGAATGAAAGACATGGATTTATACGGAAGCGTGCAAAAAGCAAAGAAAAAGAATGA
- the hemQ gene encoding hydrogen peroxide-dependent heme synthase, producing the protein MNEAAKTLDGWYCLHDFRTMNWTAWKSISSDEREHAIQELLTFLEKWEVTEAQQQGSHAFYSIVGQKADFMMMLLRPTMQELNEIETAFNKTTFAEYTVPVYSYVSVVELSNYMASKDVDPETDPMIQGRLKPTLPKWEHVCFYPMDKRREGNDNWYMLSMDERRDMMRSHGMIGRGYAGKVKQIITGSVGFDDWEWGVTLFANDVLQFKKLVYEMRFDEVSARFGEFGSFYVGNILPKEKVSSFLAV; encoded by the coding sequence ATGAACGAAGCGGCTAAAACCTTAGATGGCTGGTATTGTTTACATGATTTTCGTACGATGAATTGGACAGCATGGAAATCTATCTCAAGTGACGAGCGTGAGCATGCGATCCAAGAACTACTCACTTTTCTTGAAAAATGGGAAGTGACAGAGGCACAACAACAAGGAAGTCACGCATTCTACTCAATCGTAGGACAAAAAGCTGATTTCATGATGATGCTTCTCCGTCCGACAATGCAAGAGCTTAATGAAATTGAAACAGCCTTCAATAAAACGACTTTTGCAGAGTACACAGTTCCTGTTTATTCATATGTATCAGTCGTAGAGCTAAGCAACTATATGGCTTCTAAAGATGTGGATCCAGAAACTGATCCAATGATTCAAGGACGCTTGAAGCCAACTCTTCCAAAGTGGGAACATGTTTGCTTCTATCCAATGGACAAACGCCGCGAAGGAAACGATAACTGGTACATGCTTTCGATGGACGAGCGTCGTGATATGATGCGCAGTCACGGCATGATCGGCCGCGGCTATGCAGGTAAAGTGAAGCAAATCATCACAGGTTCAGTAGGTTTCGACGATTGGGAATGGGGCGTCACCCTATTTGCAAACGACGTGCTCCAGTTCAAAAAGCTTGTATACGAAATGCGTTTTGACGAAGTAAGTGCACGTTTTGGTGAATTCGGTTCATTCTACGTAGGAAACATTTTGCCGAAAGAAAAAGTCAGTTCTTTCTTAGCTGTATAA
- a CDS encoding sigma-70 family RNA polymerase sigma factor, whose product MRDAERILRQIERQGDLLSAFINHQDNRIEMLQFINSPSVDQYTELNHRFQQFCFECRFIHYMSKFIYYQAINYIRKLRKNQFPTIEETALEKIFTEDNTLKDYIQTEFECPILSQAILRLTEHQRKIIHLHYQREWKLREIAHSLDVSPQSISKTHRRALDHLKKWMEGEKYA is encoded by the coding sequence ATGAGAGATGCAGAGCGTATATTACGTCAAATAGAAAGACAGGGGGATCTCTTATCAGCATTTATAAACCATCAGGATAATCGGATTGAAATGCTGCAATTCATCAATTCACCATCGGTTGATCAATACACGGAATTGAATCATCGCTTCCAACAATTTTGTTTTGAATGCCGATTCATTCATTACATGTCTAAATTCATTTATTATCAAGCGATCAACTATATACGAAAACTCCGGAAAAATCAGTTCCCCACAATTGAAGAGACAGCTTTGGAAAAAATTTTTACAGAAGACAACACACTGAAAGACTATATCCAGACAGAATTCGAGTGTCCTATATTGAGCCAAGCCATTTTAAGATTGACGGAGCATCAAAGGAAAATCATCCATCTACACTATCAAAGAGAATGGAAGTTGAGGGAAATTGCACATTCTCTGGATGTGAGCCCACAATCAATTTCGAAAACACATCGACGTGCTTTGGATCATTTGAAAAAATGGATGGAAGGTGAAAAATATGCTTGA
- a CDS encoding chemotaxis protein CheX gives MTMAATQHITNLLNGAIGVIKTVIPMEFEMGKPQSEIKFEHKDPQQAGVIIGLEKEINGSLLFLASKTFFGECGNKMYGMPFEGEMLDSFIGELGNILAGNIATQLASADITVDITTPRMVNEVSITDAVKLLLLPLKFDTEELTIVFAIY, from the coding sequence ATGACGATGGCGGCGACACAACATATCACGAATTTACTGAATGGGGCAATCGGCGTCATAAAGACGGTCATACCTATGGAGTTCGAAATGGGAAAGCCTCAAAGCGAAATCAAATTCGAACATAAGGACCCACAACAAGCAGGTGTAATCATTGGTCTTGAAAAAGAAATCAATGGTTCACTCCTTTTCCTTGCGTCAAAAACTTTTTTCGGCGAATGCGGGAATAAAATGTATGGGATGCCATTTGAAGGTGAGATGCTTGATTCTTTTATCGGGGAGTTGGGTAATATCCTCGCTGGCAATATTGCAACACAGTTAGCGAGTGCAGACATTACGGTCGACATCACAACCCCTCGAATGGTAAACGAAGTTTCAATTACGGATGCTGTGAAACTCTTATTGTTACCATTGAAATTTGATACAGAAGAACTGACCATCGTTTTTGCAATCTATTAA
- a CDS encoding alpha-glucosidase, with amino-acid sequence MKRQWWKEAVVYQVYWRSFYDTDGDGYGDINGVIEKLDYIKKLGVDVIWLNPVYESPDKDNGYDISDYQSIMKKAGTIEDWEKLLKEAHNRDMKLIMDLFVNHTSDQHHWFLESRSSKDNPKRDWYIWRDPKPEGSPPNNWRSYFTPSTWEFDEKTGQYYFHSFAVEQPDLNWRNPEVREAIFDMMKFWLDKGIDGFRMDVINLLAKMEGFPDARTPEKINYLGNNPGIHEYLQEMNKNVLRHYDIMTVGEIPFVTPEDGLKYVGEDRNELDTLFHFQVADDMPDWDMLQYKDIQKRWFEGMFGKGWNSQFLNNHDHTRQVTRYGNDGEYRVESAKLLATMVHTLPGTPYIFQGEEIGMTGVDFDSIDDYQDIAMRNKYEEEVGKGRNPDEVLEELKPLSRDNSRTPVQWDATENAGFTDGEPWIAVNPNYKDINVENALEDPDSIFYYYQKLIELRNNNDVMVYGDYEDLSEGDEHLYMYTRGLGGVTWLVVLNHSDENYRMTLPEESLNAVLKITNYQDVFAEVADRDTTLRPHEARIYQYQTSK; translated from the coding sequence TTGAAACGACAATGGTGGAAAGAAGCAGTTGTTTATCAAGTGTATTGGAGAAGCTTTTATGATACAGACGGAGATGGATATGGAGATATTAACGGTGTTATCGAGAAGCTGGATTACATTAAAAAGCTGGGTGTGGATGTCATCTGGTTGAACCCTGTCTATGAATCACCTGATAAGGATAACGGGTACGATATTTCAGACTATCAGTCCATTATGAAGAAGGCTGGAACGATAGAAGATTGGGAGAAGCTTTTAAAAGAAGCCCATAATCGTGATATGAAATTGATCATGGATCTTTTCGTCAATCATACATCCGATCAACATCACTGGTTCCTGGAATCCCGTTCATCCAAGGATAACCCTAAACGTGATTGGTATATCTGGAGAGACCCAAAACCGGAAGGAAGCCCGCCGAACAATTGGCGATCTTATTTTACTCCATCTACGTGGGAATTTGATGAAAAAACCGGACAATATTACTTTCATTCATTTGCTGTCGAGCAGCCTGATCTGAATTGGCGGAATCCCGAAGTGAGAGAAGCAATTTTCGATATGATGAAATTCTGGCTGGATAAAGGGATTGATGGATTCAGGATGGATGTCATCAATCTGCTGGCGAAAATGGAAGGGTTTCCAGACGCACGAACGCCTGAAAAAATAAATTATCTGGGAAATAATCCTGGTATACATGAATATTTACAGGAAATGAACAAGAATGTATTGCGTCATTACGATATCATGACCGTAGGTGAGATTCCTTTTGTCACGCCAGAAGACGGATTGAAATATGTTGGTGAGGACCGAAATGAGCTTGATACCCTCTTCCATTTCCAAGTAGCTGACGATATGCCGGACTGGGATATGCTTCAATACAAAGATATCCAGAAGAGATGGTTTGAAGGAATGTTCGGCAAAGGCTGGAACTCACAATTCCTGAACAATCATGACCACACTAGACAGGTGACAAGGTACGGAAACGATGGCGAGTATCGTGTGGAATCAGCAAAACTGCTTGCCACAATGGTGCATACGCTGCCTGGAACGCCTTACATTTTTCAGGGAGAAGAGATCGGTATGACTGGTGTAGATTTCGATTCTATTGATGATTACCAGGATATCGCTATGAGAAATAAATACGAAGAGGAAGTCGGGAAAGGAAGGAACCCTGATGAAGTGTTAGAAGAGTTGAAGCCGTTAAGCCGGGATAATTCCAGAACCCCTGTCCAATGGGACGCAACAGAAAATGCGGGCTTTACAGATGGAGAGCCTTGGATTGCTGTCAATCCGAATTACAAAGACATCAATGTAGAGAATGCATTGGAGGATCCTGATTCGATCTTTTACTATTACCAGAAATTGATCGAGCTTCGAAATAACAATGATGTCATGGTATATGGTGATTATGAAGACTTGTCTGAAGGCGATGAACATCTTTATATGTATACGAGGGGCTTGGGCGGTGTCACCTGGCTTGTAGTATTGAATCATTCCGATGAAAATTACAGAATGACCTTACCTGAGGAAAGTTTGAATGCAGTACTTAAGATCACGAACTACCAAGATGTGTTCGCGGAAGTAGCTGACCGCGATACGACCCTTCGACCACATGAAGCAAGGATTTATCAATATCAAACATCAAAATAA
- the gerQ gene encoding spore coat protein GerQ → MNYPNYRQNQNNMQGMQGMPGTQGMQGNQGMQGMQAVPGQFPSGFPGAAQMNGQLPVEQSYIENILRLNRGKVGTFYMTFEGNPKWPAKIFRGVIEAAGRDHIIISDPESGKRYLLLMVYLDYVTFDEEIEYSYPFNNQSAQSAGQMVTYSPR, encoded by the coding sequence ATGAACTATCCGAATTATCGTCAGAATCAAAACAACATGCAGGGAATGCAAGGTATGCCGGGTACTCAAGGCATGCAAGGAAATCAAGGCATGCAAGGAATGCAGGCTGTGCCTGGTCAATTCCCATCAGGATTTCCTGGTGCAGCTCAAATGAACGGCCAACTCCCGGTCGAACAGTCGTATATCGAGAATATCCTTCGTTTGAACCGGGGTAAAGTTGGAACATTCTATATGACATTCGAAGGCAATCCGAAATGGCCGGCAAAAATTTTCAGAGGTGTAATAGAGGCTGCAGGACGCGATCACATCATCATCAGTGATCCTGAATCAGGAAAACGTTATTTATTATTGATGGTGTACTTGGATTATGTAACGTTTGATGAAGAAATCGAGTACAGTTATCCTTTTAACAATCAAAGTGCTCAAAGTGCTGGACAAATGGTGACTTACTCTCCAAGGTAA
- the wrbA gene encoding NAD(P)H:quinone oxidoreductase gives MTTKILIPYYSAYGHIYQMAQAVAEGASRVEDTEVKLVRVKEFGEVKDAMSSQEYYVKAQEMQSDIPEATHDDLRWADGIIWGIPTRYGSMPAQMKQYLDSAGGLWMNGELEGKATAVFTSTGSVHGGQEATALTSFVPFMHFGLIYVGLPYGENPEQLTAEANGGSPYSASTIAGPQGGEQPKEVDLVMAGRLGERVAKISKALKPLR, from the coding sequence ATGACAACGAAAATTTTGATTCCTTATTACAGTGCTTACGGACATATCTACCAAATGGCTCAAGCGGTAGCAGAAGGAGCAAGTCGAGTAGAGGATACAGAAGTAAAGCTTGTCCGAGTGAAGGAGTTTGGAGAAGTGAAGGATGCGATGTCTTCCCAGGAGTATTACGTAAAGGCACAAGAAATGCAGTCCGACATACCAGAAGCAACTCATGACGACTTGCGGTGGGCTGACGGAATCATTTGGGGAATCCCTACACGTTATGGTTCGATGCCTGCACAAATGAAACAATATCTTGATTCAGCTGGTGGATTGTGGATGAACGGTGAACTTGAGGGTAAAGCGACGGCTGTGTTCACTAGCACAGGGTCCGTCCATGGTGGTCAAGAAGCGACAGCTCTTACATCTTTCGTACCATTCATGCATTTCGGGTTAATCTATGTTGGGTTACCATATGGTGAAAACCCAGAACAGTTGACTGCAGAGGCAAATGGGGGATCCCCTTATTCTGCATCGACGATTGCGGGACCACAAGGTGGAGAACAGCCGAAGGAAGTTGACCTTGTCATGGCAGGACGTCTTGGGGAACGAGTGGCTAAAATTTCAAAAGCGCTAAAACCATTACGATAA
- a CDS encoding general stress protein: MAKPIVREYVNDEALKNDVKDLQNRGLNKDDVYVISHDEDRTNRIAGSADANTVGVKEMGLDTAVGNIFNKKGDELRAKFKEMGFSQQEADEYEERLDEGKILMLVTDHKKVQDWI; encoded by the coding sequence ATGGCAAAACCTATTGTAAGAGAATATGTTAATGATGAAGCGTTGAAGAATGATGTGAAAGACTTGCAAAACCGAGGATTAAATAAAGACGATGTGTATGTAATCTCCCATGATGAGGACCGTACAAACAGGATAGCTGGCAGTGCAGATGCCAACACGGTCGGAGTTAAAGAAATGGGACTCGATACGGCTGTCGGAAATATATTCAACAAGAAGGGTGACGAATTGAGAGCGAAGTTCAAAGAAATGGGCTTCTCACAACAAGAGGCTGATGAATATGAGGAAAGACTTGATGAAGGAAAAATCCTCATGTTAGTGACAGATCACAAAAAGGTACAAGATTGGATTTAA
- a CDS encoding DUF423 domain-containing protein has translation MFKLFILLGALNAGLAVVLGAFGAHGLESKLSSKMMEVYKTGVQYHIFHALGLFVVAFLADKFPNSSMLGAAGWIMLLGIILFSGSLYVLSVTGISKLGIITPFGGLAFIISWVLIIIAMLKV, from the coding sequence ATGTTTAAATTATTTATTCTTTTAGGTGCATTAAACGCGGGTCTAGCCGTAGTTCTCGGTGCTTTTGGAGCCCATGGACTTGAATCGAAGCTCTCCTCCAAGATGATGGAAGTGTACAAAACAGGTGTACAATATCACATTTTTCATGCACTCGGACTTTTCGTAGTCGCATTTTTAGCTGATAAATTTCCGAACTCCTCAATGCTTGGAGCAGCAGGGTGGATTATGCTTTTAGGGATCATTCTATTCTCGGGAAGTTTGTATGTATTGAGTGTGACCGGAATTTCGAAATTAGGGATCATCACGCCATTTGGAGGTCTGGCGTTCATTATCAGCTGGGTGCTGATCATCATCGCGATGTTGAAAGTATAG
- the pta gene encoding phosphate acetyltransferase, which translates to MSNMFSVMEQRLKAIYPSIVFPEGNDPRIIDAAFRLAEEKVLKPILIGDQAFIRTTLEQKALDLDLVEILSPADYEGFDEMVDLFVKRRKGKVNEPEAREILLDVNYFGTMLVYMDKASGLVSGAAHSTADTVRPALQIIKTKEGIKRTSGAFLMVKEDERYIFADCAINIEPSATDLAEIAATSAETARVFGIPPRVAMLSFSTKGSAKSDETQKVIDAVTILNELGTDFPIDGELQFDAAFVPEVAAKKAPDSPLEGRANVFVFPGLEAGNIGYKMVQRLGGFEAIGPVLQGLNKPVNDLSRGCNSEDVYKLSLITAMQALQG; encoded by the coding sequence ATGAGTAACATGTTTTCAGTAATGGAACAGAGACTTAAAGCGATCTATCCTTCGATTGTTTTTCCAGAAGGAAATGATCCTCGTATCATAGACGCAGCTTTTCGTTTGGCTGAGGAGAAGGTTTTGAAACCGATTTTGATCGGGGACCAAGCATTCATCAGAACGACTTTGGAACAGAAAGCACTTGACCTCGACCTTGTCGAAATTCTTTCACCAGCTGATTATGAAGGTTTTGATGAAATGGTTGACCTATTTGTGAAACGCCGGAAAGGGAAAGTCAATGAACCTGAAGCGAGGGAAATTCTCCTGGATGTCAATTACTTTGGCACCATGCTCGTTTATATGGATAAGGCTTCAGGGCTAGTAAGTGGTGCAGCGCATTCAACTGCAGATACTGTGCGACCCGCTCTACAAATCATCAAGACGAAGGAAGGCATCAAACGGACTTCAGGGGCTTTCTTGATGGTAAAAGAAGATGAACGGTACATTTTTGCAGATTGTGCAATCAATATCGAGCCATCCGCTACGGATTTAGCTGAAATTGCAGCAACCAGTGCCGAAACTGCGCGGGTATTCGGTATCCCCCCAAGAGTTGCGATGCTCAGCTTTTCTACAAAAGGGTCAGCAAAATCGGATGAGACACAAAAAGTAATCGATGCGGTTACCATATTGAACGAATTGGGCACTGATTTCCCTATAGATGGGGAGCTTCAATTCGATGCAGCATTTGTGCCGGAAGTAGCTGCTAAGAAAGCACCTGATTCTCCTCTTGAAGGAAGAGCGAATGTATTCGTCTTTCCTGGACTGGAGGCAGGGAACATCGGGTATAAAATGGTTCAGCGTTTAGGTGGATTTGAAGCGATCGGACCAGTGCTCCAAGGGCTGAACAAGCCAGTGAACGATCTTTCGAGAGGATGCAACAGTGAGGATGTCTACAAGTTATCCTTAATTACAGCAATGCAAGCATTACAAGGATAA